In Oryza sativa Japonica Group chromosome 2, ASM3414082v1, the following are encoded in one genomic region:
- the LOC4328410 gene encoding uncharacterized protein — MASAVASTMPSPPPPAVSFGWLAPTRVSPPPALPAVAVAAEQAVSKEFIDFEFSLGGSATMLPADELFADGKLLPLRPHPVAAEKAVAMEAEKAVPELVKAVRPAVAVAAEVFDPYVFSPKAPTCSSRWRELLRLKKVQTPTKPSASTSASPSTATAATPSRSSNSSAARSLKLLLLQRNGGRASGAAASDLSVAPLLRDSSDSEASLSLASSRFSLSSSSSSSCHEHDDFPRHSLDSVDPTPRPRLRLVRSQPQPHPPAAAAAAAAAVAKPRAAIQSPARRRPSPPPPPPPQVASVDSPRMNSSGKIVFQGLERSSSSPAGSVHSSLRSRSRVMDRSYSAGVRAATPVVLNVPVCSRPVFGFFKDRKDAAAKDSSASRPRSALGRKTAPHAGNGGGASRDLGTSN, encoded by the coding sequence atgGCATCCGCCGTCGCTAGCACcatgccctcgccgccgccgcccgccgtctcGTTCGGCTGGCTCGCCCCCACGCGCgtgtcgccgccaccggcattgccggcggtggcggtggcggcggagcaggctGTGTCGAAGGAGTTCATTGATTTTGAGTTCAGCCTTGGTGGATCTGCGACCATGTTGCCGGCGGATGAGCTGTTCGCCGACGGGAAGTTGCTCCCGCTCCGGCCGcatccggtggcggcggagaaggcggtGGCGATGGAGGCGGAGAAGGCGGTGCCGGAGCTCGTGAAGGCGGTGCGGcctgcggtggcggtggcagcggagGTGTTCGACCCGTACGTGTTCTCACCCAAGGCGCCGACGTGCTCGAGCAGGTGGAGGGAGCTGCTCCGGCTGAAGAAGGTCCAGACGCCGACGAAgccgtcggcgtcgacgtccgcatcgccgtcgacggcgacggcggcgacgccgtcgaGATCCTCGAACTCCTCGGCGGCCAGGTCGctcaagctgctgctgctccagcgGAACGGCGGGCGCGCGtctggcgccgccgcgtcggacCTCTCCGTGGCGCCGCTCCTCCGCGACAGCTCCGACTCCGAGGCGTCCCTCTCCCTCGCGTCCTCCCGCTTCtcgctctcgtcgtcgtcgtcgtcgtcctgccACGAGCACGACGACTTCCCCCGCCACTCCCTCGACTCCGTCGACCCCACACCAcggccccgcctccgcctcgtccgGTCTCAACCACAGCCGcaccctcctgccgccgccgccgccgccgccgccgccgttgccaagCCTCGGGCGGCGATCCAGAGCCccgcccggcgccgcccctcgccaccgccgccgcctccgccgcaggtGGCCTCCGTGGACTCGCCGCGCATGAACTCGTCCGGCAAGATCGTGTTCCAGGGCCTGGAACgcagctcgagctcgccggcagGGAGCGTCCACTCAAGCCTCCGGTCGCGGTCGCGCGTCATGGACAGGTCCTACTCCGCTGGCGtccgcgccgccacccccgtCGTGCTCAACGTGCCGGTCTGCTCGCGCCCGGTGTTCGGGTTCTTCAAGGACAggaaggacgcggcggcgaaggactCGTCGGCGTCGCGGCCTCGGTCGGCGCTTGGCCGGAAGACGGCGCCCCAcgccggcaatggcggcggcgcatcCAGAGATCTTGGTACTAGCAACTGA